Proteins found in one Solitalea lacus genomic segment:
- a CDS encoding glutathione peroxidase, whose translation METLLIVLTLFVGACNNKAISNQANTQPKLSFYDLKFTSIDGQTIDFKQYKGKKLLIVNTASECGYTPQYSDLEKLNDEYGNKIVVLGFPANNFGGQEPGSNTEIKGFCQKNYGVSFQLFEKSSVKGADKNIVYQWLTDKAKNGWNEQEPTWNFCKYLINEKGELVKFFPSKVKPTDQEIISLLQ comes from the coding sequence ATGGAAACCCTATTAATTGTTTTAACCCTATTTGTTGGTGCATGCAATAACAAAGCGATAAGCAACCAAGCAAATACCCAACCAAAATTGAGCTTTTACGATTTAAAATTTACTTCTATTGACGGACAAACCATCGATTTTAAACAATATAAAGGCAAAAAATTGCTTATTGTCAATACCGCTTCTGAATGTGGATATACTCCTCAATACAGTGATCTTGAAAAATTAAACGATGAATATGGCAATAAGATTGTGGTACTGGGCTTTCCGGCTAACAATTTTGGAGGACAAGAGCCTGGTTCCAACACTGAAATAAAAGGTTTTTGTCAGAAAAACTATGGCGTAAGCTTTCAGTTATTTGAGAAATCATCTGTAAAAGGTGCCGATAAAAATATTGTTTACCAATGGCTAACAGATAAAGCTAAAAATGGTTGGAATGAACAAGAACCTACTTGGAACTTTTGTAAATACCTAATCAACGAAAAGGGGGAATTGGTAAAATTTTTCCCATCAAAGGTAAAACCAACCGACCAGGAAATTATTTCTCTACTGCAATAA